The following is a genomic window from Neofelis nebulosa isolate mNeoNeb1 chromosome 12, mNeoNeb1.pri, whole genome shotgun sequence.
GCATTTGGGGCGGCGTGAGGCCCTGCTGGAAGGGGTCGCTGCTGCCGTAGGGGCTCTGCTCCATGGCCACGATCTGCTGTTGTGGGGGGGCCAGCGGCGTGTAGGAGGCCATCATGCCCTCCATGCGACTCGACAGGACCTCTGGGGACAGAGCACACCTTCACCGACCAGCCCTGTCCACCTGATCCCGGaggtccccccaccccgggagcccTCACAGATGTACCTTGGGAGTACATCTGTTTACCCACGGACCTCCCTCCCACACGATCCCCCAGTCCAGGGTGCCCACACCGTCCCTCTGACCTCCTCCAGACTTCCCCAGGCTGCTTATGGCCTTCCAGGGCCCGTGAGCCCAGGTATCTGacccctggcccctcccccagacacaCACTGTAGTTCCTCTTCAAAAATCAGTTTATCAAAAGCCACAGACCTCCCCatcccacctcctcccttcctccagtggccttgccctccaggagctcaccACCTGGCAGAGACAGACATTAAGCAGCCAGTAATCATTCAACATGTGGGTGCAATGAGCTCCCCGCATGTGGGGGCATTAAGGTGGGGCCCATGCCCGGGCCAAAGAgcttcagggaaggcttcctggaggaggcctACTTCCATATGACTTAAAGAAGCAGCAGGGGTCCAACCATGCTAGGGGGCAGGCATGCCAGGTTGAAGGGCagcaaaggcagggagggagaaactGCTGGGTCAGAGCAGGAAGCCTGGTGCACAGGGCTCCACTGTTGAGAACGAGAGaaggccaggggtggggaggaagacgGCTCCTTCGGGGGCCCAAGCTGAGTGTGGGTTTTCCCTGAGGCTCTAGGAAGTCAGGGGAGGGTctcagccagggaggggcaggctggaGGCCGGAGGCAGAGACCACTGAGGAAGTGGAGGGAGGGTCTGGGGTCCCTGTAAGGTGAATGTAGGAATGACAACCCCTGGGAGGAGCATGAGGGACACGGGACAAGAAAACCACCGCCCTACTTGGCAACCGAGCAGATACAGCAAATGGAGGACAGGAAGGGTCAGAGGTGACTCCCGGTTACTGGCGTGGCCACCCGGTACGGAGTGGTGCCATTTGctgagatggggtggggaggaggagggggtgttGTGCGGATGGGGTGGCAGGGTGCTGTGTGGAGTACAGTATGGGCTGTGATGAGCTCAAGGCGGACTGTGGAACATTCTCGGGGAGGCTACATCTCAGGGGCAGCTGGGAACACTGAAAGGTGTGACATAGCTCAGGAGGTGGCTGGGAGACCAGAGACAGTGGCTATAGCCCCAGGAGGCCAGGCTGTCTTGGGAAAGGCGGCAGAGGCGGCAGAGGAATAATGGGGCTCCAAGGCTCAGATGCAGCAGGGGACACTGGCCTGGCCCTGAGTCCTGAGTAGGAGGGGCTGCCCACTAGTACCCTAGCATCTGCCCTGGAGTCCCGGTCTCACCTGGGAACAGGCAGCTCTAGGGCCCCGACTCTACTAGGGCAGTCCCAGGAAGATCTCCGTGCCCTCCCTTCAAGGCTCTGTGTCCCCATGGGGCTTGGGAGGCCAGCCCCGGCCCAAGAAATGGACACGGCATTTTGGCAAAGCCCAGTGTTCAGGGGCCTGGCCACTGCCCTCAAACTGGCTCCTCGTCACTCAGCAGGAGCCCACCCCCAACTCCTCAATGGCTTGCGGAAGCTCTCTGGAGATTTCTCCGGAGACTTCTGCTAAATTGTAGCATGGGCGGTGGGGTGTATGGTCATGTTAAAGGGGCCGGCTTTGCCCCTTACGAACTGAGAGAACCCAGCAAGTCCCTTGGTCTCGCTGAGCATCGGCGAGCATCGCCGTGACAATGCCCTTCCCCTCGTGGGTCTGTGGGAGTGAAGTGAGGCAGAGCGTGGCCAGCGGTGAGAAAGGTCCCTGGCACAGCGTGAAGGTGAGAGATGGTTGCAgatttgtggttgtttttttgtttgtttttttaagtaagcactatgcccaacgtggggcttggactcacgaccctgagattgagagtcgcgtgctctaccaactgagccagccaggcgtctcAGATGGCTGCAGTTTTGACTTTGAAAATTCTGCCACGCCTGTGGGCCGCCCACCCTGCCATCCCTCCTCCTGCATCCTGCCCGTGGTCCCCACCGCCTCTCTTGATCTCACCAGGTTCCAAGGTAGCAGTTCCCTGAGCCCTGAtcgccaacccccccccccgcccccggaaggtgtcggctggggggctggggggatcTCATTACCAGAGGCTGAGCCTGGGCCCCAGTGCCCTGGCCCCGGCTCACCTTGGCCCAGCCGCTGGGAGTTCTGctgttcctgctgctgctggtgccgcCGGGCCAACTTCTTCATCTGCGGGGGACACAGGTCGTGCCagtccctgcccccctgcccccccccccccgttcattcCCCGCACCTCCCATCAGGACCCTGTCTTCTGCCCGCACCCCTGCTCCATCCCTGCCCAGCGGGGGTAAGCAGCCTCTCACCTTGGCTCTTTGGTTCTGAAACCAGACCTGGACCACACGCACGCTGAGGCCCGTCTCCGCCGCCAGAGTCTCTCGGACCTGCCCGGATGGACGGACACAGAtcaggccgggggtgggggtggggcgcatGGGGCTTGGGGGAACTGTGGGTTGGCGGGGAGGTTCAGGGACGTCCCCGTCCCCAGCAAGAGCGGTAGGGGCATTGTCTGGGAGGGCAGCGGGTGTGGGGTGtcagccccgccccaccccggggGCCCCTCACCTTTCGGCAGGGCTTGGAGGACACCTCAAAGGAGGCCTTGAAGGCTCTTCGCTGCTGCGTGGTGAGGATGGTCCGGGGTCGCTTGGGCCTCCGGGGGTCCTTCCCGTCGTCCCCACCGCCCTTGCTCTGGCTGCCCTGCCCCTTGGCTGGCTTCATGTCTCCATCCTCGTCCTCACTCTTCACTGTGGTGGACATACCCGGCCCGTCAGCCTTGTACAAGGGTCTCAGCCTCGTGCCCGTAGGCAATCTGTTGCCTGGCGGGATCCCATTACTTGCAGCCAACACCCGCCAGGGCTGGGCTCCAGGGACTCCGGAGACCCCAGCCCAGCATGTCAGCCTTACAGAAAACTCGCTCCCACTGCCCTCGCCCAAGGCCAGCGGGCCCCAGGACCCAGGGAGAAAACTCTGGGGAACCTTCTTCCTTGAAGCTTCTAGGGGCTAAGAGATGTCAGGTGATGACATACCCCAGACATTCTCACACAGGAGTATTCATGACCACAGAATACATACCCCCCCCATGGAGTTACACACTCAACCACctgcatgtgtgcacgcacactGGCACGTGGGCCCACGGAGACCTGGGTGCACGCAACTCGAagacatattcacacacacacacacacacacacacacacacacacacacacaggtgcatgcTCATAGGTGGACACATACAGGCATGCACACACCTgaacaggcacacacacacacacacacacacacgcagaagcACGTGTATTCACCCAGagacacacccacacccaccatgCACACGCGGCCCCTTCCATGCCCCAGAGTTGTGGGCCTCGGAGATGCCAGCCCCGGATGGACACCACGTGCTTCCTGCTGCCCCTGAGTCTGAACTGGCCTTTTCCCAGGCCCATCTTCCTCAGAGCATGAGCCCCTGTGGAGGGGGTGGATCTCTTTCCTCCAAGAGCCCCTCCCAGGCCTGATGGAATGGGTCCATGGCACCTGGTCAGTGTCTGCTCAGCCATGAGTCCAGGCAGCCTCCACGGTGCCCTGCCCATGGGtggacagagggacagacagataGGGGGCTCACTACTTCCTCCAAGGGCCCCCACAGTAACAAAGCGAGATGGGCAGGTCTTGTGACCGTGGGCTCTAGGTTACCCTAGGTTGCCCCGGCTCAGCAGCCCAGGGTATCTCCTCTCCACGCCCTCTGTTCCAGTCCTCCCCCACTACCCTGGAATGACACGGCACCAGCCTTCTCCCTAGCTTTTCCCTTCCAAGACTCATTCCTCCTTTCCCGTACCTGCCCTTCTGCCAGGAGGGCTCTAAGCTGGCACAGTCCTTTTGGAGGCTGGAGCAGAGTAGAGGGGTGCCTTCATCCTGGGAAACAGGGTCTTTCCCTGCACCACCGAGGGACCCCACCCAGCTGGGAAATGACAGCTCAGGCTGCTGCTCCCCACTGATGAAGGACGCACCAGATCCCTGCCTCTCGGCCACCACCAGCCTGCAGGCCTGGTGCTGGCAGAGACGCCTGTGGTGCTGTGCCATGGCGGGGGCCACGGCAAGGACAAGAGAGGGTGAGGGCGGTGGGCCGGAGAGCAgggtatgtgcgtgtgtgtgcaggtgtgtaaACCGCAATACAGTGAGCAGGTGGATAAACGGGTGTGTGGCCACACGCAGAGCTGCTCAATGTGCGTGTGATGTGCGTGCTGGGTCATGCGTGCGCATGTATGCGTGTTTAAGTGGACGTGCACCTGTGTGTTCCTGAGTgtgggcttgtgtgtgtgtgggcatctAAGCACatgtgtccatatatatatactccTGGGTCTGGGTATCCACACATGCATTTTatgtgctcgtgtgtgtgtgtgtgtgtgtgtgtgtgtgtggtcataCGCACATACACCGGTGCACAACACACGTGGTAGTGTCCATATGTGCATCTGTGTGCCCGGGGACGTGCACACACATTAGTGGCAGGTAACGGCATGTGGTCACGTCAGTGCCACGTGCACCGGATGTGGGTGCACCGTCTGTGTAGCTCAGGTCCTTTGCCGGCAGGGGCCCCTCCCTGCCGCCTGCCCCCCAGCTCCAGCCGTGGCTCACCGGAGTCGGACTCGTCGGGGCTCACGGAGCTGAGCAGGTCCTTCTCCTTCTCGTAGTCACCCTTGCACAGCAGCTGGCCCTCCTTGAGCACAAACTCGTCGCCCTTGCGGAGCTGCCGCTCACACACACAGCAGCAGAAGCAGCCCAGGTGGTACACACACTCCAGTGCCCGCATCACAAACTCCGTGGGGGCGATCTTCTCCATGCAGCCGCTGCACTTGGCTGCGAAGAGCCTGCAGGGGTACAATGTGGGCACATTGGCTAGGCTCGGGGGTCCCTCCCGGAGGCCACTGCCCATCCAGGGctggcctctccctcctgccacccTGGCCTTCCACCCCAGGCAGGAGAGGCCCACCctgggcacagagccagacagcGGGAGGCCCTGCAGCCCTCCTCCACTGGCTCCCAGGGCCCTGATGGCCCCAGGGTGGGCGCTGGGCATCCTGCCCAGAGATGCGCTCCCTAGGTGTGTCAGCTCAGGGTCTTTCCTGCTCAGAGACACAGTGGCCACTAGAGGGCAGAGCATAAGGTCGGTCTCAACCTTCTCCGAGAGCCAGGTGGTTCCTGCCCTGAAAAGGGCAGGCTGGTCTACCCTCACCCCAGAACCTGCTCCGCTTCCTCCTTgcttgcccctctctcccacatcCAAGCAATCCTTGGCCTCGTCCAGCTCACCATCCAAGTGaggcccctcctctcctgcctgagCAGCTGCCCTAGTCCCCATCCTGGGCTCCTGGCCCCTCTGACCCTTCAAACTCACCCCCCAGGATAAGAGCCAGAGGGAGCTGTCTGCAACACACAtctgctcatgctgtttccctGCTCCACGCTCTTCCATGACTCCCTGGTGCCTCAAGGCCCTTTAcatcctgcctctttctctctctgtctttgctccCCCAGGCCATGGCCCCGTGCAACAGCCTGCAATTTCTCCAGGCCACCTTCACACTGGCCTTTCAACatgttctttctctgcccctcagctgAGCTGACACCTGCTTATGCCTCATTTCAGCTTAAGTATCTTTATCACACGCAGAAATTCACTGAGCATGTACAGTGTGCCAGCCGCTGTTCTCAGCACTCTGTAGGCAGAAATgcatttaatctttgcaacaacGCTGTGAGACAGGAGCGAACACGGATCCCATCTtagagacagggaaactgaggtgcCGAGAGGCGGAGTCACTTGCTCAGGGTCCCATGGTAGTAAGTGATGGGGCCGACTCGGAGCCCGGGCCTGATCCAGCCCCTCCATGACGAAGCGGACCCATCTTCCATCTCTGGAGACAAAGCCAGGCGGCGGTCTCCATGCCTCCAGCCAGCGTGGGCAGAAAGGTCTGAGCAgcacggcccctcccctgccctcacctaCTGACCGCTCCTCCCGGCTCCCTCCTCCCCGTCACGTGCCCTGCTCTGTGGGAACTCAGCCTCAACAACACTTTGATGGAAAAATTTATGAAGAATCAAATTATTGCTGCTGGGAGGGAATTAAAACCATTTTTCATTCCCCACGTCCCTGGGCCACGTCTGCGGGCGCCACCCTGGGAGCGCTGTGCACATCCCATCCCTCTTTATGGCCCGCCATCACAGGCACGGATTACAGCTGCAATTCTCTACTAATCGGTTCTGGAACAGAAACGGCCATAAATGCAAGGCACTCGGCCTGCCTCCCTTCCCGGGGCTGCCATCAGCACCGCCCACGATGAGCGAGTGGGGCGCGGTGGACGGGGCCAATCCGAGGTCTGCCTGCTGCCCTGGCACTGGCCAGGGCACTCAAATTGGGGGCATCCCCAGCAACCCCGTGCCACCCGCCTCTGTGCTACTGAGCGGGCTCCTACTCATCCTGCAGTGCCCAACTCCAAggccacctcctctgggaagccttcttTGATGTCCCAGTCAGGGAAAGTAGCCTCCTATGTGCTCACCTGAGATTCCCTCAGGCCTCAGTTCCCTCTACTGTGAAACAGAAATGTCAACAGGACCTCCCTCAAAGGGCTGTTGTCAGGAGTCAATGATACTGAGCATGTAACTTGGTAAATGAATATCACATCACAGTGACTGCACGTGTCAGCTTCCAACTCTTATAGGGGTTCCAAAGGCAGGACCTGGTTCTACATGATCCTCAAGGAGGGCTCGGCGAGTGTTTGCAAAGCAGGTGAGTGAAGGCTTGGGGTGGGCTGAGGCTCAGGCCAGGCTGTCAGCTGCAGGCAGCTGGGGCCCCACTAGCCCACATAGTACGTGGCTTTGCAAGGGGAACATGAGCTGGATTTCAGCTCCGATTTGGCTCTTTGGCTGGATTCCTTTGTTCAGGGTACAACCTACCCAACTGTCCATGGCAGCCTCAAGCAGAGGCCCCTAGTAATCCGGCTGGGTGTCCAGCTCTGCCAAGGTGCTGGGGAAGGAGCCAAGTTTCCACAACCTGATGCTCTGATGTGGAGGATgcttctgccctgcccccctcactgtccctctgtcccctccccacacttCGACCTCCTGATCTAGGTGCCATGCTAAGTTCTGCAGCCTGGCCCCAGTGGCCTATGAGCAGACAGGCACCGGCTGCATCTCTGTGCCGGCATGGCAGGGCCGGGGTCCCAGGCCAGGGCCGGCACACCTCGGGCGTCTCCCAGACGGGAGGCCCTCTTAGGTaggggaggagggcagcaggAGAGGTGACCCGCATTTGCAGGCACTGCCACCATGCAAGCTGCATTCAGAACATCCGTGCTAATGCCTTGGCAGCAGGGGGTCGATTGCTACTTTCTCCAAACTCATCAACACAATCTATTATTAATACTTCTCCAAAGGCTCAGTGCCGCCATTATGGAGGCAGCGCCAGCCACTCGGGGCATCATCTGTTATCTAGATTGCAAAAACTCGGGATATAAAACAAACTGCGCACACTTTATAAACGGAATGTGCCATCCTTTTGGTCTCCAAGCATCTCTCCACCCAATAAAACATCAGGGGGGGATGCATGAAATACTCGCTCCCAATTATGGGGCTGCCTTTGTCTACGGGAGCCGGAGTGAGTGCTACGAACGCATGTGTGGGAGGGGTTGGGGGCACCAGCGGGGTCCCCTCCTCTCTGTgagcctcccccctgccctcgACCCCTCCCGTCATGAAGGGCCGGTGGAACGGGCCATTGAGAAGCAGTCCCAGCCACAGGCCGGTGGCAGTGGCATTGGATGGACTTGGTTTCAACGCTCCGTTCCACCACTTCCTGGCTAGTGACTGCACAAGTGATTtctgctctctgagcctcagtttactgaTCTGTATAATGGGCTCGACAACACTGCCCACTTCTCCATGTGAAGATGCAGCGAGTTTTCAGTGTAAAAGCCGTGAACATAGAGGGAGAGGTCAGTGAGCTGAGCAGGCCTTTTGAGGCCAGGAGTGGGCCTCTCCAGGAATGCCGCACAGAGGCTGCAAATACCGACAGAGATAGAGTTGCTCTGGCTGAGAAGCTCTGAGCCTTCCTGCCCCACAGGGGCCCTGAAGCCTGATGCAAAAGAAAGGCCCTGCCAGCACCCAAGGCACTAGATCTggagcccaggtcatgatctcaatccCGACTCAGCCACTCACCGTctctgtgacctggggcaagtctgGGTCTGTGTCCTCACCTGCAAGACGGGGACAATAGTTCTCACTCCCCAGAACTGTGCAGGGGGTTCCAGATGGGTGTACTTCTGTTACCACACTTGGGCCAACAGGCTAGGATGGGGCAGGCCTGGGGGTGtgaggggatggtgggggtgCCATGGAGAGGCTCCGAAGCTCTGGTTCCACCTGTGGCTTCTCCTCCAGCTGTCTGGCCCTCTTGGTGCCAATCCCCTGGCCCAGGCTCCTCCCCCAGTCTAGAAGCTCCAAATCCAGAGGGCACCTTTATGACCACACCACAGACACACAGGCTCACTGGCAACCCACAACCCCATTGTCCATGTAAACTGCCAATCCTTTCCTCCTGCTGTCCCTAGTGTCTAGAACACCATTCCTCCCACTCCCAACCTCTGACAACCAAACATCTGTGTATTCTGAAGGATTTAGCTTAGAtatcccttcctccaggaagcccccctTCTTCTCTCCAGTCTCAGATATCCACCTCACTGAGTTGCTCATCCTCACAGCCCCTCCCCATTGTAGTATTTATTCTGAGGACACCACTTGATCAGTTTCCCGGTCCACTTTCCCCAGGATCACCTGTCTTCCGGGCTGAGCACAAGGCCCCGTGTACACTAAGGTGAGcaacaaatgtttgtggaatgaacaCTGAACCAACCAATACAGTCTGGTCCCGCCTGTGAGGTAGGGCAACTTGGTCCCCGGCCCCAACCCAGTCCGATGGGGGCACCCACCACCTGCCCTGGGAAGACAGTGTTTgtgctggaggggggggggggcgggcggggagggcACTGCTGGGGCGGGCAGCCCAGGGTTCTACCCTGGCTCCGTAACTTCTTCCCAGTGTGAATTTGATCAAgacatttaacctctctgagcctcagtttcttcatttaagaAACGGGAATGGTGGTACCTACCTACAGGGTTGTGAGAAGGCCCTATTGCACGTAAAGCCCTTGGCCCTATGCCAGCATGAGGAAGGCACCCCACAGAACGGCCATCTGCCTTTCTCTTGTTCCTTATTGTCCTTATTGTCGCCCTCACCGGGTCTCCGCCACTCCTGGGAGCAGCTTTCCTGACACCAGGTTTACAGGTCCCAACCAAACCTCCCTGTCATGACCACCCTGGGTTCTGGGGCCTTCTAGCTTCTGTCTGGCCTGAGCTGGACAGAGCACTCCCAGCTCAGTTCTCTGTGTGCCTGTCTCACCAATGTGAATGAACTCAATTACCATCACCTGCATCACCTCATTAAGTCCTTGAAGAACGCTAAAAGGAAGACACTGTTTCCATTCCCGTTTTAGAGAAGAGCACACGAAAGTGCAGAGGGCAGGTTCAAGGTCACACGAGTCACAAGGTCACAAGCACCACCATACACTCCCTCCATGCTTTGTGCATTCAAGTATACTCAAGTGCATTCAAGTGCATTCTGCCCATCATTCACCCTTGTCCTTTGCTGGGGGTGCCATTCCCGTGTCTGTCTGCCCTCAGGGCTCTGAATGCCCCAAGTTCTGAGTGGGTTTCTCTTAAACCAAACTGAACATCTCCCCGTCACAAACACATCCTCCCTCCGCCAGGATCATCTGTGATTTCGGAGTAAGAAATTCCCTTTTTAGGGACGTCCTTCCCTTGAAGAGTCCCTGGCTATGAGAACACATCTCCATCTCCTCTGagtttttattggtttatttgtttAACGCTCAATTTATTAAATTCATGAAGCTAATAAAACTCCGAAAACCAATTTTTTTCTGGAGCATTTAAACATGGATTACAAATCTGATTAATTAATTTCTCTTAAGCCACTGACAACTGCAGAGAGGCAATGAAGTATATCTGATTCTTTTACCTCCAGTAAAACTGGCTTCCAAACGTCCTGGGGACCCTCCAGCCTCTCCTTGCAGGTTTTCAGCCCCAGGTCTCAGACTCCAGAAGCATGTGCATTAGGCTTGGAATCTTGGCTCTGTCACTTCCCAGCACAGGAACCACACACAAGcctcttctctctgagcctcagtggcCCCATCTGTTCAATGGGGATAATGGCTGGGCACCGTGAGGCAGGCACCTCATCATTTCTTCAAGACTTCTGGCATCTGCTCACCACCCTCGAGGAATGGAggcccctctgtctcctcctcactATTCTGCCATTCCCATACCCCATCGCTGCATTCTACAGTTTATGCAGCCCCTCACTGGGTCCTCAGTCTCAGAGTGCCCAACAATTTCAGGGTAAGTCCAAAGGCCTCATCATGGCACTCAAGGCCCTACTCCAGCCCCGTCACacctggcttcagatcctctactCCAGCTGCCAGGGTTCTCGTTGCTCCCTGAAAACAACaagtccttcctgcctccttaACACTTAAAATTCCATCTGCCCCCAAAGCCtgtcttctttctgccttttgctTCTTGTTGAACTTCTcttcatccttcaagacccaaTGCCAGGCTGGAAGACCCATccttcctctgtgaagccttccctgagaCCCAGATATTTGTGTGTCTGAAGCCCTCACTGACCCAGAAATCAGAAACGGGGTCTAATTCACATGCACCCATCCCACACTGGGTTCTGGCATTGAGGACGTGACTAGggagtgtttgttgaatgaatgaataacctTATGAGAAATGAAATGGGCAGCGCAGGTAGGACATGAGAACATTGGATACTCTGCTTCCAGAAGTTTGAGAATGCCACCAGGTAGCAAGACAAGTGAACTCACTGCTCTCGTCCCATGACCCCCTATACAGCCCGGAGTCCAAAATCCGAACTTCTATGTTGGTTAAGTTTTTTACACACCTCCTGTTGGGCTGGAGTCCAACTGTGCCCTCGTCCCTAGTATACAGGGAAAGCCCTGGGGTGGGAGGACCATGCCAGTATTAAATGACTCCCCTGACCATAAGTGACTGGGCAAGGCCTGGACACCTAGCTCAAGGTGGGCCAATCCGTTCTCTGTCCCGCGTCCCTATCTCCTGCTCACCAAGAGCTTTCTGGCTGCCCCCCCTGGGTTTAGAGGTGCACTTTCCACATCTCTGGCACCAGCTAAGCGGCCCTGGGCCACTCACATCCCTTTTTTGagattcagtttcctcttctgtgaaaagGGGGTATTGATCCTTCCCTCACCTGGTGACTGAGAATCGGTGAGTTTTAACCTGTGTGAGAGGGTCtagcccggtgcctggcacagagggcaTTTTGGCAAGTGTGCCTCTCACTCCTTCCCCAGTCTGAGTCTCACGATGGTGCTGGGACACGGGCTCTGGAACCTTCTCTTCCTCACCTCCAATTTCATCACGAAGCCCTCAATCACATCATTGGGTCCGTGCTCTCCCCATCTGTCTGTGCCTCTGAGGTGTGTAGGCTTCTGTCAGATCCTTACCGAGGGCCACACTGGGGACCAGGCAGATTTGGGCCTGGTTTGCTTTAGGGTCTCTCCAGGCCCAAATCCCACAGTGCCTGGAAACTCTCCCTCCATGGGGAGGGAACCATAGCCCTCTGGCCCACTGGCTATTCCTTCTCACGTTCACCCAGCAAACACCCAGGGAGGCTGACTTTGAAGCTCTGAGCTCTCAAGCTCATGCAAGATGCTTGACGAAAGAGGCCAAATCTGGTCCCATGGGGGCTGACACAGCATGACAAGTGCCTTGACAGGGTACACGTGGCAAGCTGGGGGGCACAGAAAGTCATGATGGTTAACCTGGAAGAGGTCTGAGGACTTTCTGGAAAAGCTGGCATGACACACTCGTTCTGAAGGCAGAAGGAATAGTCTGAAGagtctgaatcccagctctgtcacttactgtcTGACCTCGGGGCAAGGACCACGGTCCCCACCTTACAGGCAATCACTAGGATGTGTTTAGCCTCTAGGTGCCACAGGTCCTTCAGAGGCTCGTGGGGAGGATCCCAGGATGGAGTGGTCGCAGAGCGCTTAGGGCAGGCTCGTCTGCCGTAAGCGTTCCAATAGGGGGCCGACATCATTATTGCTCTAGGGCTGTGATGTCTATGATGATGCCCGTTAAGAGATGAGCTGGAGTTCAGCGGGGAGTGCCCAGGGGACAGGACCCTAGACACCCTTGGGGGCCCAGCTGCGGCCGCCAGAGTTTGCCTGTCACTTGGAGGAGCTGATGGGGTGAGAGCAGGCAGAGGGAGCCGCCTGGCCTCCTCCCTCCCGACTCGTTGACATCTCCCCCACGTGCCTGCCGCGTCCTTATCATTCCGGGCGtagctgttttttattttgagacaaaaagGGGCCTGTTGATGGGGATCCAACTCAAACCAGCTGCAAACATCTGCTTTgatgcggcggcggcggcgggccaGGCGGGCGGCGGGAGCCGCAGGCAGGGGCCCCGGTGCGCGCGTCAATCACGCGGCTGGAATGCGCGGCGTGGCCGGGCGCTCGGACCGACGGCCGCCGCCGGAGCGCGGGCCTCGCAGGGCCTCTCCGCAGCCTCGCCGCGCCGGGGCCGGGCCTGCAGCGAGGGCTGCCCCGGAGCTTCCTGCGGGCGCGCAGACCCAGCTGTGCCGGCCGCCGGCTCTGAGGCCCTTTGATCCGGGGGCCTCGGGCACTGTCGGGagcacaccccctcccccgcccccctccctggccGGGGCTGGAGGTCAcgggccaggggcagggagggacgcGCGCACAGCCGGGAGCCCCCAGGTACCATCCAGGGGCCAGCCTGGCCAGGCAGACACACATTCGGTGAGTGCACACACATTTATgtaatgcctactgtgtgccagggactgtcTAGAGGCTGGAGCTAGAGCAGTGAGCCAAATGCActgtccttcccacccccatccccactcccagctTCCATTCTAATGGGTGAGGGGACAGGCAACAGATAAACCCGTAGCACTCAGAGTGTAATAACTGGTGACAAtatgatgaagaaaaatgagcGGGGAGCGCAAAGAGGATGGCCAGGGCTTTTAGGAAGGACAGTCAGAGGCCTTGCTGAGATACCTGGgccgggatgggggtggggggagtttcccaacagaggaaacagcaaatgcaaaggccctgaggctgagTGTATCAGGTGTTGGAGAAGTGACAAGAAGGCCCTCATGGCTAAAGCAGGTGAGTGacaggaatggggggggggcactaaGATGTGCGGGTAGAAGCAGGGGGCATATCTTATGGGCCTTTGACTTTGTGggagggttctgagcagagggGGTGTGAGATCTGGCTGACATTTGAACCAGATTCCTCAGGCAGC
Proteins encoded in this region:
- the LMX1B gene encoding LIM homeobox transcription factor 1-beta isoform X1, which encodes MDIATGPESLERCFPRGQTDCAKMLDGIKMEEHALRPGPATLGVLLGSDCPHPAVCEGCQRPISDRFLMRVNESSWHEECLQCAACQQALTTSCYFRDRKLYCKQDYQQLFAAKCSGCMEKIAPTEFVMRALECVYHLGCFCCCVCERQLRKGDEFVLKEGQLLCKGDYEKEKDLLSSVSPDESDSVKSEDEDGDMKPAKGQGSQSKGGGDDGKDPRRPKRPRTILTTQQRRAFKASFEVSSKPCRKVRETLAAETGLSVRVVQVWFQNQRAKMKKLARRHQQQQEQQNSQRLGQEVLSSRMEGMMASYTPLAPPQQQIVAMEQSPYGSSDPFQQGLTPPQMPGDHMNPYGNDSIFHDIDSDTSLTSLSDCFLGSSDVGSLQARVGNPIDRLYSMQSSYFAS
- the LMX1B gene encoding LIM homeobox transcription factor 1-beta isoform X2: MDIATGPESLERCFPRGQTDCAKMLDGIKMEEHALRPGPATLGVLLGSDCPHPAVCEGCQRPISDRFLMRVNESSWHEECLQCAACQQALTTSCYFRDRKLYCKQDYQQLFAAKCSGCMEKIAPTEFVMRALECVYHLGCFCCCVCERQLRKGDEFVLKEGQLLCKGDYEKEKDLLSSVSPDESDSVKSEDEDGDMKPAKGQGSQSKGGGDDGKDPRRPKRPRTILTTQQRRAFKASFEVSSKPCRKVRETLAAETGLSVRVVQVWFQNQRAKMKKLARRHQQQQEQQNSQRLGQEVLSSRMEGMMASYTPLAPPQQQIVAMEQSPYGSSDPFQQGLTPPQMPGNDSIFHDIDSDTSLTSLSDCFLGSSDVGSLQARVGNPIDRLYSMQSSYFAS